CAGGGACGGACGCCGAACCAGGTCTTCCTGGACGGCATCGTGAAAGGCAAGAAAACGGAAACCGAAGAAGCAGCGTAACTCACCCCGCCAGGGGCGGCGGTGTCAGGTGAATACTATCTCTGTACAGCTTGAAGCTCTCGCCTGTCCTTTCTTGAGGCATGTGGCTTTTTCACGATCCGTTCGCAAAAGGCGTTTCGCCACCGAACAACGCGAGCGAGCTTCGCTTTGTCTTTCGCGGCATCAAAATGTTGTTTGGAAAAGGAGGTATCCAGTTTCAGGAATTTCTTGATGATTCTGATGCTCTCCGCGCTCAACTTCAATTCCATGGTCATTTGCTCCTGTCTTATTGGGGTTTCTCGTCCCAAGGGATCGGGGAACGCACCACAATTCATTGTGCGTACCAGTGCAAACCATCTATTCGATTGACTCATATTTTGAGAACATTATTCTAATCCAAATGTCTTCAGAATAAATGTGTGGCTTACTTTCGCATTTTGCAGGATGCTCAGAAGATATTGTTTCCCACCATACTCGCGCTTTCATAGAAATTTCTTGCAACTTACTGTGAAGAGTTTCTTTCTCATGTTGAATATTGTTTGTTTCATGAAGCACTGCCTCTGCATTTTTCATGTTATCTCGGTTCCATCGGATCAGTTCATCAAAATCTGACATATCCAGTATTCCTTGTGCTGCCTTTCGGATGAGAGATGTTCTCAGTCGCTCACTGCTCTTTCGAATCTCACCTTCGGCAACAGTGCGCTTGACCTTCAAATCGATGTATCGGTTTTGCTTCTCACACAAAGAAGAACTACAACCACCACGCGACTCTTCAGAACCTTGGTCCTCACTTTGGGAATGTGTAGTGGTGGTAGTATTCTTTTGATTCTCTTCATGAACCTCTTTGGGTCCACTCTGTAAACCGGGCTGGTCTACAGGGTGAACTAGGATTGGTTCATTTTGTATACTGGGAGCATTGCCAGAAGCAGCTCCTGGTACACAGTGTGTACCAGGAGCATTGAACGGTTCATCGAAAATAGGATGCCACAAGAAGTAGTACCGATTCGTCTTCTGATTACCTAGTTCCGCACCGCTGGGTATATGCTTTTCCAAGAACCCCTTATCAACGAGGGACTTCACACTTTTTATCGCGCCACTCCTGGAGATACCTAATTCATGGGCGATTCTGGTGAAGGATGGAAAGCAAAGCCCATTTCCCCCAGCAAACTGGCATAGACGTGCCCAAACAAGCTTGTCAGTGGGGGATAATAGCCTTGTCCTGGCAACAAGGTTCGGAAGAAACATACCGTTGAACAAACGATACGGATTGAACCGTTGCCCTGTTTTGAGGTGGTTTGCCATGACTACTCCGCAGGATTACGAAGAACGGTTGTGCCGCTGGCAAATTCATCCAATACGGTTCGCTCATAGTACACGCGCATGGAGATTTTTTTATACGGCGGACCACCACCGCGACACCGCCACTTCTCCAATGTCTGAGGCGCAAATTCTATCCCCAACGTTTTCAAATAATCGGACGCTTCCCGCGTGTTCAGGTTTCTCTTTTCCATAGCTGTCTCCTTTTTGTCTTTACATCCTGGGCATTGACGCAATGGAGACACGCGGAAATATTTTGCACAGCATTAATATTAACTTTTTTTCATATGAAAAAATTCAAACCAGCCCACTAGAATAACTGCTATTTGCACATCAAAAAAACGACTAGTAAAAACTAGTCGTTCTCTCGATGCACAACTTTCTGGATTTTTCAGGAGAGATTAAGTCCAAGATTCGAATTCTGCCTGTTCCCTCGTTCTAAAGAGTCTCTCTCCATCATCAGCCCACTTCCTGCTAAGGCGCTTGTAAGTGTCATATACGGGTTTACGATCAGGCTTATAAAAATTTGAATTCTCCACAAATGAATTCAATTCCTGAACTGCCCCTCTTAACCATCGCCCGTTGCCATGATCTCTAACCATACCAGCATCGACAATGAATGCTCGTCCAACACAGCATATTTCATAAACTTCTTCTAACTTGGCATGCTTTCCAAGGTTTCGGCATAACAGCTTCAGGCCGCGATAAAACCTATTTATTAAGAACTCATTTTTGAAACTTCTACTTCCAAGCATATTGCGGAAAACACCACACAGCAATCTGTGTTTAGTTCCATATAAACGCTCACTCACTAAGCCTTGTACTGGCAAAAAAATGCAAACTGCTACCAACAAAATAGCTATATAAACCCACACGAAATTATGATATTTTACTAGCATCGCAAGCAAAGAGACTATAGAAATAATCAATGATACACTGAATGATAAAATCAAATGTTTTGCAAAACTTTTATTCAAATCCAAAGGAGTTATCTTGTTCTTATTCGATTCCAATAAATACGATTTCTGCCCCATAACAACCTACCTTTTCATTATCAAAGAAGCAGCACGTTCACTGGCCTTCTTCTTGGTGTCTGGCAAAAACTGACCATACCTTTTCGTCATGTCCCGATCTTTGTGAGTTAACAACTCACCAATCATATCGAGAGAAAATTCACCTGAATTTGCAAGGGTGACAGCGTAGTGATGCCGTAGTCCATGGAATATGCGGAAATTCTTAGGCAACTTCGCTTCTTCTTTGATGCGATTGACAGCACTGCTATTCACTCTCTGCGCACCCCCACGCCCAGGAAAGACATAAGGCGAACCAGGGGAAGTCATATCACGCCATTCAAGTTGCCTCATAAACAACTTGGAAACCGGGCCACTCATTGGGATAGAAACCGTCTGCCCTCCCTTTGGTTTTTGCAGCACGATCAGAGCTTGTTCAAAATGCAAGTCCTCATCGCGAAGCTTGTAAATCTCTCCGCGCCGCATACCCGTAAGCATAGCCAAACGCAGCATCCTGACCACATCCCTTGACGGCCATTTATCAAGCACACCGAAAAGACACTCAAGCTGCTTGGGCTTGAGGTATTCGACAACCTCGTTGTCACGCTTGGGCATCTTGATCTTGAACGGAAGCCGTTCACAGAGATTCGAATAAACACCAAAATTGATCACTCTGCGCAACATCTCCAAAGCTCCCCAGATTGAAGCGGCAGACAACCCCTGCATTTGAGTTTCGACTTTCTGCGCATCTAGAGGGGTCAACTTTCGTGGAGTCAGTTTTCCCAATATCGGGGACACATGGTTTTCATAACGCCCTTTATCGATCTTGACGCTTTGTCTCCCTGTGTCGCGATTTTTGAAGTAGGCCTCGGCGATCTCGTCCACTGTTCTATTGCGCTGACGCTCTTCCTGACGGATTTCCTTTTGCGTCTTGACCGTGTTGCCGTGCCGAGCTTTTTTCACGCGCTCAGAGCGCAGCTCGTCTGCCGTTTGCGGGGAATACCCTTCCCCCTTCCATCCGACTTTTTCCCAAATCTTCCTGCCATCGACCTTATAAGTAATATAGTAGCAAACATCAGGCTTGCCATCGACACGCCGCGTATTGCTCGAATACCCGTAAACCCCAGGCCAGCGATGGGGATCAACTCTCTTTCGCGTTCCATTCCCGAGTGCCATACGCCCTCCTATTGCTACCCTATTGCTACCCAAAAGCGCAAAAAGAAGCAAATACTCTTCTGCAATCGGAAACAGAAGCAAGGCCACAGACAGAATTAAACTCAATAAAAACAGACATAATCAAAGAAAATAAAAGAAAAAGAAAACACGTCAAACAAACGGTATTTTGCGTTCGGGACGCAGAGACCGGAGGTTCAAATCCTCTCATCCCGACCAGGAAAAGCAAGGCACTTGCGGCAAACGCCGTGGGTGCCTTTTTTTATTCATTGTCCTGGCCTATCCCGGATCATCGAATAGGGCGATTATAAAGGATTTTGGTGACAATCTTGTGACCAACGGGACAATCTCGGAAGCAACACAATACATATCAAGGTCTTACCCCTAAACATTTTTATTGACTTCTTTCCAACTTAGGAAGATTTAGCAGTCTACAGGATGGCCCTCCGGTGGTTGGGCTTTTTTTTGTGTGTTTTGTTGGGCCATCCGACTAGAGGAACATCACGATGTTTATGAACAAGGTATCACCCGATCAGGGAGGCGCGAGCGTCGGCCGCGAAGGGTATGCCATGGCTTCTGGCAACACCGGGGCCTCCGTCTGGATGAAGGGGTTTCTGGCCGCGAGTCTCATGGTGCTCCTGGCACTGCTCGTATTCAACTCCCTGCTCTACGCGGGCAAGGTACACCTGTCGCTGTCCATGCCCCTGAACGCCGTCTGGCGGGCCGGGGTCTATCTGCTCATCCTGGTCAACCTGGGTGTGCTCGCGTGGCGCGTCTACCTCGTGCTGCGTTATCGCCCGGCGCCCCACTGCGCCGACGAGGAGCTTGTCTCCTGCACCGTCATCATCCCGGCATACAATGAAGGCCGCCAAGTGCTCGATACCTTGCGCAGCGTCATGGCCAGCGACTATCCGGCCGACAAGCTGCAGGTTATCTGCGTGGACGACGGAAGCAAGGATGACACATGGCTGTGGATGCACCGCGGGGGCGAGGAGTTCGGCGACCGTGTCGAACTGATCCGCGCTCCAAGAAATCAGGGCAAGCGCCACGCACTGAATCATGGTTTTTTGCGCGCCACAGGCAACGTCATCGTAACCATTGATTCTGATTCCGAAATCGAAACCACGACCCTGCGCTCCATCGTCAGCGTCTTCTGCCGCAATCCGCGGGTGGGGGCCGTGGCGGGCAACGTCCGGGTGCTCAACACCCGCCAGGGCATCATCCCCAAGATGCTCGACGTGGCCTTCACCTACTCCTTCGACTTCATCCGCGCCTCCCAGAGCACCTTCAATACGGTCATGTGCACCCCGGGTGCCCTCTCGGCCTACGACGCCGCCCTGGTCATGAAGATACGCGAAACATGGCTGCGACAGACCTTTCTGGGCCAACCCGCCAATATCGGCGAGGACAGGGCAATGACCAACCTCATTCTCAAAGAGGGGCGGTTGGTCCATTTCCAGAGCGATGCCGTGGTCTACACGAATGTGCCCGTCAAATATCGCGGCCTATGCAAGATGATGCTGCGCTGGGCGCGTTCCAACATTCGCGAGACCATCGCCTTGAGCCGCTTCGGCTTTACCCGGTTCCGCCCCGAGCCGGTACTGGGCGCCCAGGTGGACCTCTCCCACCAATGGCTGCGACTGACCTGCAACGAGCTGCTCAAGCTCGGGCTTGTCTCCTCCCTGATCAACTGGCCGGGCGCGACCCTCTACGGCTTGGCTGTGGGCATGCTCCTCGCCTCCATCATGCCCGCCTTCCTCCATCTGCTCAGGTATCGCTCGCCAGCCTGCCTCTGGGCTTTCCCCTACACGGTGTTGATGCTCTTTGGACTGACCTGGATCAGCCTCTACGCCCTGCTCACCCCGCACAAGAACGGCTGGCTCACCCGTGACCTCGCCGCCGCCCCGCTTCCCGCGCAGGAAAGACTGTGGCGGGATGAAGCGGCCTGATTCCCGCACCCCGGACAACCGAAACCACACGACACAAAACCCCCGCCTGCCTCATGGCAAGCGGGGGTTTCTCGGGTCCGGTCCCAGCCGGACGCCAGGCAAGGCGAAACCGCGCCCAGCAGGATCATTGAGAACCTTTGCTCCCCTGCTCCTCCTCAGTTCCGGAAGGCCCTGCCTCCCGGGCATCTTTCCCGCCGACCCCGGACTCACCGCCCTGGCCATCGAGAGACTTGCTCCCTTCAGGCTTGTCCGCTCCGGCCGAAGTATCGCAGACTCCAGGCCCGCCGCAATCGCAGCCGCACCCGCACCCGGACTTGCCGGAGGAAAGTCTGCCCGTGAGTCGCAGAAATAGATAGACTCCGGCCGCCGCCACAATGATGAGTACGATTAGTGTGTCCATAATTCATCTCCTCCTCGGGGCATCGCCCGGTCGATGTCGCCCGCATGGCATGGTTCAACGGATTATCGTGACGACAACGCGAGGCGTTTCCGTAAAAGACCGTGCACAGAACCTCACTCCTTGGGGCGCGACGACCCGGACCACCCGGACCGCCGCGCCCGCCAGGGGGGGCTACGCAGGTTGCGGGATGGTTACTTCATGTCCACGGCCTTGACCCAGATAACGGCGTCCTGCGACAATTCCTTGCCGTTATGCTCGGTGTCGGGACCGATGCCCAGAGCGGCAAAGCCCCACCAGCCGGCCTTGGGAATGCCGAAAGTGATGTAGCCGTTGTCGTCGGAGAAGATGGTCTGGGTGATGAAGGCGTCGTGCGGATACTCGACGGAAGAAGCCTCGGGCATGGAATTGGTCTTGAGGTCGGGCATGTGGCTCATGAATTCCACCTCGACCTCAGCACCGGCCACGGGCTTGCCCTCGGAGAGCACCTGGGCCTTGAAGACGTTGCCGGTCCACATGGCATAGGGCTTGATCAGAGGCACGATTTCGCAGGGGAGCCCCACGGGCTCGGACCAATTGCCGGGCACTCCGCCCACGTTCATGATCACCTTGGTGATCTGCTGCATGTAGAGGTCTTCTTCCTTCTCGAAGTAGTAGCCGGGCTTCATGACGAAGACGTAGTCACCCATGGAGCGCACTTCCTTCCTGGGAATCACGCCCGCGAAGGCGGGAGCCTTGGAGCCGGGATTGGTCCATTCGATCTGCTTGAGGTGACCCTTGAGGTCGATTTTCTTGGGCTCCGAGTCGCCGCGCTGGAACACGGCGTAGAACTCCTCCACGCCGCCCATATCCATCATGTGTCCGGCTTCGGCGGGATGGGTGAACAGGATGCGGACATCCATGTCTTCAGCCTGTTCAAAGGCGATTTCCGGGGTGTAGACCACCATGAAGTGGGCAAAGGCCGAGCTGACCACGGCAAGCACGCAGGCCACGGTCAAAAGCATGATGAACCGTTTTTTCATGAAACCTCTCCTTGGAATGAAATTGAGTGTTGTTTTCAGACAACGGATATGAAAATGGCGCACAACGGCACGTCCGCTGTGCGCCGCACTTCCTTACTCCACGATATTTGAGCCGTCGATGACCACGCTGTGGCCCTCGCCTGCGTCGAATACAACGGTGTAGGCGCCCTCGGGCTTGTTAAAGGTGAACTCGCTATCCTGGTTCATCTTGCCCTCAATGAGCACGTTGCCGTCAGCTCCCTTGACGTGCATGGACACTCCGGCAGCGGACGAGCCGTCGGAGAATCCGCCCTCGCAGGTCACAGTGCCGTCACCGTTGTCAAAGCAGCTCATGAGCGGGCTGTGGGCGAATGCCTGGACAGAGAGTGTCAGCATTGCGGCCAACAGGCAGAGAATCAACAGTTTTTTCATTTTTTCACTCCTCCTTAAGAGCATTTATTTTTGCATATTTCCTTCCCGTCCACCACGGTGGTCCGGGCCTCTTCCCTTGTGGGGATCAACGCCATGATCACGGTTACAGCCACGCACAGGGCATAAAAAGCCCACATGGCCTGGAACCCGCTCAGCGAGAGCATGCTCCCGCCGCTGAAGACCAGAACGGCCACAAACAGCCCGAGCAGAGACTGGTAGCCGATGGAGAACAGCATCCACTTGGTGGAATTGGCCTGATGGCGCACCATGATCGAAGTGGGGATGCACGGCGGATACAAGGCCATGAAGAGCATCAGGGCCAGGGCGTGCAGCGGTGTGAACCCGGCCTCGGCCTGCTTCATGCTCTCCTCCACGGACAGGCCGGAACCGTCGATGCCGTAGATGGAGCCCAGGGTGGCCGCGCTGTTTTCCTTGGCCGCAAAGGCGGACAAAAGCGCGATGTTGATGCGCCAGTTGAACCCGGCGTACTGGGTGACAGGCTCAATGGCCCGACCGAGCACGCCGAGAAAGCTGCCCTCGAAGCGTTCGGTGCGAATTTCTCGCCGAAGCTGCTTGCGTGTTGAGATGACCTTGCGCAATTCCCGGTTCAGCGTCCTGCCGTCGTCTCCCTGCCGCCGGACCACGGCGGAGTAAACCGGGTTTGCCGCGTCGAAGCGCGCATTGATGGTGTCGGACACAGCCTGATCGGTAACGCCGACTTTGGCCTGCTTGAGGGCCTCGTCAAAGAGAATAATACCCAGCACATCATCGCGGGTGATCACACCCTTGTATTCGGTCTTGTCCACCTCGGCCATAAAGGCGTCTATGGCGGCCTTTTCCTCGGCGGCAAAGTGCGCCGCGCGTGTCTCGCTGAGACCGGGGAAGTTGATGAGCACGAAGACCACAACGGCCACCGCCGCCACAACGGTGATGATTTTCTTCAAAAAAAGCCATGTGCGCTCAATGGACCGGCGCATCACGCCGCCCATGGTCGGCACATGGTAGGGCGGCATCTCCATGATGAATGGGGCATGTTCCTTCTTGCGCAGCACGGTCATGGAAAGAGCCTTGGCCACAGGCAGGGCCATGAACAGGGTCACAGTGGCGATGAAGAACATGGCCAACCCACCCGCTTGCGGAAAATAGGCATCAATGAGGATAAGATAGAGCGGAACCTTGGCCAGGCAGTTCATCATCGGCACGATGAGAATGGTAGCCAGCCGGGCGCGTTCGTCCGGGATGGCCTTGGTAGCCATGACTCCGGGTATGGCGCAGCCGCCCACATACACCCCGCCCAGGATCATGGGCAGGGTGGACTGTCCGTGCAGACCGAAACGCCGGAAGAGCCTATCGAGGATAAAGGCCATGCGCGGCATGTATCCACTGTCCTCAAGGGCGGCGATAAAGGCGAAGAGCAGGATGAAGATGGGCAGATAATTGAGAATGGCGGTCATGGACTTGACCACCCACTCGCCAAGGGAACGGACAAGCGGATCCTCGATGAAACCTGCTTCGGGCAGCAGATCGGAAACCAGGTTTTCGATGCCTCCCCACAAGGGCCACACTTCAACGGCCAGCCATCCTCCGAAGACGATGGAAACCTGGTACAATGCCAGCAGAATAAGAATGAGAATGACCGGCCCCAAAACGCGATGGCATATGAACCGATCCGCTCTGTCCGACAGTGAGCGCCCCCTGCCCTCCTCGACCGCCACCACCTCACGGGCAATGCGTCCGGCGGCGGTATGCCTGGCATAGGCAACCTGGCGCTCGATGTCGCGGCCCTCGCTTTCGAGGAATCCGGCCCGCGCCTTTGTCACCGCATCCATCACGGCCTGCGGTTCCGAATGCGCCCGGCGCAGCAGTGCCTCGGCTTCCTGGTCCTTCTCCAGCAGCTTCACCGCCAGCCAGCGCAAGGGATACTGCGCACCCAGGGTCGGCTCTTTGCCCAGCAAAATCGAAATATCCTCAATGCGCGGCTCAAGAGGGCCGTAATCCACCACGAACGGAGCCACCCTCTTGTCGGCATGGGCATTCTCCACGGCCATGCGGATGGCCTCCTTGCCTTCCCCTTTCTTGGCCACCGTCGGCACCACAGGGACGCCGAGAAGCTCCTCAAGTCTGGCGACATCCAGACTCTGCCCGCGCCGGGTGGCCACGTCCATCATGTTCAGCGCCACCACAGTGGGCACCTCCATCTCGAGTAGCTGGATGGTGAGGTAGAGATTGCGCTTGAGATTGGAGGCATCGGCAACGTCGATGACCACGCCGGGGTTGTCGTTAAGCAAAAAATCCCGAGCCACCCGTTCTTCAAGGGAATACGAGGTCAGGCTGTAAGTTCCGGGCAAGTCCACCAGTTCGACCCGCAAGTCGCCCAATGAAAAAAATCCCGTCTTCTTCTCGACGGTCACGCCAGGATAGTTGGCAACATGCTGACGGGCTCCGGTGAGCATGTTGAAAACCGTTGATTTGCCGCAGTTGGGCTGCCCTGCCAATGCGACCAGAAGGCTCGAACTCATTGGTGCTTCACCTCGACATACTTGGCTTCATCGTGCCGAATGCTGACATGGTATCCGTCAAGTTGCAGCACCACGGGATCGACAAGCGGCGCGTTGCGCACCACTTCAATGCTCGCCCCCGGGCAGAACCCAAGGTCCATGAGCCGCTGCCCGAGCGGACCATCGGTATGCAGATCAACCATGACACACCGTGCGCCGGGTTTCATCTCATCCAGTGTCATTCCCTAATACCCCCTGATCCGGGCGGCCCGGACCCGTTGTAAGTGATTTGGGCGCCGCGGCGACCTCAGGCGACCAGCACCTTGTCGGCCACGCCGCGCTCGACCATGATCCGCCCCTCGCCCACCGAGACAAGAAGCGGCCCGCCGCCATTGGTAAGCACATCCACTTCAATCCCGGGAATTATGCCCATGGATTCCAGCCTGGCTCTGGCCTTGCCTCCGGCATCCACAGCCAAAACAAATACGGATTCCCCGTCCGGCACACCGGCCAGCGTCCTTCGTGACGACATCGCCCACCCCTTAAGTTGCCAAGATTACGGTTGCAATTGATAATGAATTTCGGTATCAGAAATAGACCTTGAAACACGGAAGGTCAACGAAAAAATGCAATTGAGACGCAGTCTCAAAGAGGCGCGAGAAACCGTTCGCAATGACACGTTCATGACACTGCTCATTGCAGATAAACCCGCGAGAATACCGAACTGAACCACGGAGAGAGGTTGTGAAAGAGGCACTTAAGACATTTAAGGATTATCTGGCTGCCAACAAGCTCAAGCTGACACGGCAGCGCCTGCTCATCTTCAAGGTCTTCCTGAGTCAGGACTCCATGCTGACCTCTGAAGGATTGCTGCGCAAGGTTGTGGAGATGGATGCCACCATCAGCAGATCCTCGGTCTACCGGACGGTCAGACATCTTCACCAGTCCGGCGTGGCCCGCTGCATCCGGCTATCCGACGGAACCACCCGCTACGAACCCATGGGCGACCACCACAGCAAGATGATCTGCGAGCGGTGCGGTCGCCAGTTCCCACTCATCAACCCCTATCTCGATTGCCTCCAGCGCGAGTCGGCGCGCCAGCAGCGGTTCACCCTCTTCCACTGCCAGACAGTACTGCACGGCCTTTGCCACGAGTGTACGAATGCAACCAACGGTGTCCCGGGCAGCCCCTGCGAGGCGGTCTGCGACACGACACGGGAGAAGCCATGACCATACGCAGTTCCATCGCCAGCGGCAGGGACGCTCGCGCCGACCTCGGACGCGGCATCCGCTCCATGTTCACCGTCAAAAAGGACGAGTGCGCCACTCCGCCGGTGGACACGGAATCGGAGCGAAGAAAAACCCCCAAGCCGGAGATTCTCAGCGAGTAGCGCCTACGCCCCCCCGGCAAAAAAACGCCGGGCCTTGGCAGGCCCGGCGCGGACGGATTCGCCTAGCGGGGGGAGGCGAATCGTCCTGATTCCCGAAAAAACAACGACAGGCTAGCCTGTCCCGGAACACCCGGGACAGAGGCCGTAGAGCACCATGCGGTGCCGGGTCAGCGTGAATCCGTGCTCTTGGGCCACAGCGGCCTGCCTGCGCTCAATGGTTTCATCCACGATCTCGACCTTGCGCCCGCATTCGACACAAACAAGATGATCGTGATGGGCATGGCCATAGTGGTGTTCGTAAAGCGTCACCCCCTCGCCCAGGTCAAAGGCATCGGCCAGACCGGACTCCACAAGCAGCTTGAGGGTCCGGTAGACCGTTGCCTGGCCGATGTCAGGCACCTGACTGCTCACACGAGTATAGAGCTGTTCCGCCGTGAAGTGCCCCTCGCTTTCGAGGAACGTCTCAACGATCACCCTGCGCTGGTGGGTCATGCTCATCCCGTTGTCGCCCAGATACTCCATGAACACCTGTCTTGCCGATTTCATCGTCTTCTCCTGTTTCCGCATC
The sequence above is drawn from the Pseudodesulfovibrio alkaliphilus genome and encodes:
- a CDS encoding helix-turn-helix domain-containing protein; the protein is MANHLKTGQRFNPYRLFNGMFLPNLVARTRLLSPTDKLVWARLCQFAGGNGLCFPSFTRIAHELGISRSGAIKSVKSLVDKGFLEKHIPSGAELGNQKTNRYYFLWHPIFDEPFNAPGTHCVPGAASGNAPSIQNEPILVHPVDQPGLQSGPKEVHEENQKNTTTTTHSQSEDQGSEESRGGCSSSLCEKQNRYIDLKVKRTVAEGEIRKSSERLRTSLIRKAAQGILDMSDFDELIRWNRDNMKNAEAVLHETNNIQHEKETLHSKLQEISMKARVWWETISSEHPAKCESKPHIYSEDIWIRIMFSKYESIE
- a CDS encoding DNA-binding protein, with the protein product MEKRNLNTREASDYLKTLGIEFAPQTLEKWRCRGGGPPYKKISMRVYYERTVLDEFASGTTVLRNPAE
- a CDS encoding tyrosine-type recombinase/integrase, with the protein product MALGNGTRKRVDPHRWPGVYGYSSNTRRVDGKPDVCYYITYKVDGRKIWEKVGWKGEGYSPQTADELRSERVKKARHGNTVKTQKEIRQEERQRNRTVDEIAEAYFKNRDTGRQSVKIDKGRYENHVSPILGKLTPRKLTPLDAQKVETQMQGLSAASIWGALEMLRRVINFGVYSNLCERLPFKIKMPKRDNEVVEYLKPKQLECLFGVLDKWPSRDVVRMLRLAMLTGMRRGEIYKLRDEDLHFEQALIVLQKPKGGQTVSIPMSGPVSKLFMRQLEWRDMTSPGSPYVFPGRGGAQRVNSSAVNRIKEEAKLPKNFRIFHGLRHHYAVTLANSGEFSLDMIGELLTHKDRDMTKRYGQFLPDTKKKASERAASLIMKR
- a CDS encoding glycosyltransferase family 2 protein; the protein is MNKVSPDQGGASVGREGYAMASGNTGASVWMKGFLAASLMVLLALLVFNSLLYAGKVHLSLSMPLNAVWRAGVYLLILVNLGVLAWRVYLVLRYRPAPHCADEELVSCTVIIPAYNEGRQVLDTLRSVMASDYPADKLQVICVDDGSKDDTWLWMHRGGEEFGDRVELIRAPRNQGKRHALNHGFLRATGNVIVTIDSDSEIETTTLRSIVSVFCRNPRVGAVAGNVRVLNTRQGIIPKMLDVAFTYSFDFIRASQSTFNTVMCTPGALSAYDAALVMKIRETWLRQTFLGQPANIGEDRAMTNLILKEGRLVHFQSDAVVYTNVPVKYRGLCKMMLRWARSNIRETIALSRFGFTRFRPEPVLGAQVDLSHQWLRLTCNELLKLGLVSSLINWPGATLYGLAVGMLLASIMPAFLHLLRYRSPACLWAFPYTVLMLFGLTWISLYALLTPHKNGWLTRDLAAAPLPAQERLWRDEAA
- a CDS encoding FeoB-associated Cys-rich membrane protein; the encoded protein is MDTLIVLIIVAAAGVYLFLRLTGRLSSGKSGCGCGCDCGGPGVCDTSAGADKPEGSKSLDGQGGESGVGGKDAREAGPSGTEEEQGSKGSQ
- a CDS encoding DUF4198 domain-containing protein codes for the protein MKKRFIMLLTVACVLAVVSSAFAHFMVVYTPEIAFEQAEDMDVRILFTHPAEAGHMMDMGGVEEFYAVFQRGDSEPKKIDLKGHLKQIEWTNPGSKAPAFAGVIPRKEVRSMGDYVFVMKPGYYFEKEEDLYMQQITKVIMNVGGVPGNWSEPVGLPCEIVPLIKPYAMWTGNVFKAQVLSEGKPVAGAEVEVEFMSHMPDLKTNSMPEASSVEYPHDAFITQTIFSDDNGYITFGIPKAGWWGFAALGIGPDTEHNGKELSQDAVIWVKAVDMK
- the feoB gene encoding ferrous iron transport protein B, with translation MSSSLLVALAGQPNCGKSTVFNMLTGARQHVANYPGVTVEKKTGFFSLGDLRVELVDLPGTYSLTSYSLEERVARDFLLNDNPGVVIDVADASNLKRNLYLTIQLLEMEVPTVVALNMMDVATRRGQSLDVARLEELLGVPVVPTVAKKGEGKEAIRMAVENAHADKRVAPFVVDYGPLEPRIEDISILLGKEPTLGAQYPLRWLAVKLLEKDQEAEALLRRAHSEPQAVMDAVTKARAGFLESEGRDIERQVAYARHTAAGRIAREVVAVEEGRGRSLSDRADRFICHRVLGPVILILILLALYQVSIVFGGWLAVEVWPLWGGIENLVSDLLPEAGFIEDPLVRSLGEWVVKSMTAILNYLPIFILLFAFIAALEDSGYMPRMAFILDRLFRRFGLHGQSTLPMILGGVYVGGCAIPGVMATKAIPDERARLATILIVPMMNCLAKVPLYLILIDAYFPQAGGLAMFFIATVTLFMALPVAKALSMTVLRKKEHAPFIMEMPPYHVPTMGGVMRRSIERTWLFLKKIITVVAAVAVVVFVLINFPGLSETRAAHFAAEEKAAIDAFMAEVDKTEYKGVITRDDVLGIILFDEALKQAKVGVTDQAVSDTINARFDAANPVYSAVVRRQGDDGRTLNRELRKVISTRKQLRREIRTERFEGSFLGVLGRAIEPVTQYAGFNWRINIALLSAFAAKENSAATLGSIYGIDGSGLSVEESMKQAEAGFTPLHALALMLFMALYPPCIPTSIMVRHQANSTKWMLFSIGYQSLLGLFVAVLVFSGGSMLSLSGFQAMWAFYALCVAVTVIMALIPTREEARTTVVDGKEICKNKCS
- a CDS encoding FeoA family protein encodes the protein MTLDEMKPGARCVMVDLHTDGPLGQRLMDLGFCPGASIEVVRNAPLVDPVVLQLDGYHVSIRHDEAKYVEVKHQ
- a CDS encoding FeoA family protein encodes the protein MSSRRTLAGVPDGESVFVLAVDAGGKARARLESMGIIPGIEVDVLTNGGGPLLVSVGEGRIMVERGVADKVLVA
- a CDS encoding Fur family transcriptional regulator; this translates as MKEALKTFKDYLAANKLKLTRQRLLIFKVFLSQDSMLTSEGLLRKVVEMDATISRSSVYRTVRHLHQSGVARCIRLSDGTTRYEPMGDHHSKMICERCGRQFPLINPYLDCLQRESARQQRFTLFHCQTVLHGLCHECTNATNGVPGSPCEAVCDTTREKP
- a CDS encoding Fur family transcriptional regulator, which codes for MKSARQVFMEYLGDNGMSMTHQRRVIVETFLESEGHFTAEQLYTRVSSQVPDIGQATVYRTLKLLVESGLADAFDLGEGVTLYEHHYGHAHHDHLVCVECGRKVEIVDETIERRQAAVAQEHGFTLTRHRMVLYGLCPGCSGTG